Proteins encoded by one window of Glycine soja cultivar W05 chromosome 15, ASM419377v2, whole genome shotgun sequence:
- the LOC114388446 gene encoding signal recognition particle 54 kDa protein 2-like: MVLAELGGSISRALQQMSNATVIDEKVLNDCLNVITRALLQSDVQFKLVRDLQTNIKNIVNLDDLAAGHNKRRIIQQAVFNELCKILDPGKPSFTPKKGKTSVVMFVGLQGSGKTTTCTKYAYYHQKKGWKPALVCADTFRAGAFDQLKQNATKAKIPFYGSYMESDPVKIAVEGVERFKKENCDLIIVDTSGRHKQEAALFEEMRQVSEATKPDLVIFVMDSSIGQAAFDQAQAFKQSVAVGAVIVTKMDGHAKGGGALSAVAATKSPVIFIGTGEHMDEFEVFDVKPFVSRLLGMGDWSGFMDKIHEVVPMDQQPELLQKLSEGNFTLRIMYEQFQNILKMGPIGQVFSMLPGFSAELMPKGREKESQAKIKRYMTMMDSMTNEELDSSNPKLMNESRMMRIARGAGRQIREVMEMLEEYKRLAKIWSKMKGLKIPKKGDMSALSRNMNAQHMSKVLPPQMLKQIGGMGGLQNLMKQMGSAKDMMGMGGMFGGGGGGD, translated from the exons ATGGTTCTGGCGGAGTTAGGTGGGAGCATTTCGCGTGCTCTCCAGCAGATGAGCAACGCGACGGTGATCGACGAGAAGGTGCTCAACGATTGCCTCAACGTCATCACTCGCGCTCTTCTTCAATCCGATGTTCAGTTCAAGCTCGTCCGCGACCTGCAGACCAACATCAAGAACATTGTCAACCTCGACGATCTCGCTGCAGGCCACAACAAACGCAGGATCATCCAACAA GCCGTGTTTAACGAACTCTGCAAAATTCTGGACCCTGGGAAGCCCTCTTTCACTCCCAAAAAGGGCAAAACAAGTGTTGTCATGTTTGTTGGTTTGCAAG GTTCTGGAAAAACCACAACGTGTACAAAATATGCATATTATCATCAGAAGAAAGGCTGGAAGCCGGCTCTAGTATGTGCAGATACATTCAGAGCTGGTGCATTTGATCAATTGAAGCAAAATGCAACTAAAGCTAAGATCCCTTTCTACGGAAG TTATATGGAATCCGATCCAGTAAAAATTGCCGTGGAAGGTGTGGAGAGATTCAAGAAAGAAAACTGTGATCTTATAATTGTTGATACTAGTGGGAGGCACAAACAAGAAGCTGCTCTTTTTGAAGAAATGCGCCAAGTTTCGGAAGCAACG AAACCAGATCTTGTTATATTTGTTATGGATAGCAGTATTGGTCAGGCTGCTTTTGATCAAGCCCAAGCATTTAAGCAGAGTGTTGCAGTTGGAGCTGTAATTGTTACCAAAATGGATGGCCATGCAAAAGGTGGTGGTGCTCTTAGTGC TGTTGCAGCAACGAAGAGTCCTGTCATATTCATTGGAACTGGAGAACATATGGACGAGTTTGAAGTTTTTGATGTTAAGCCATTTGTCAGTCGTCTATTAG GAATGGGTGACTGGTCTGGGTTTATGGACAAAATTCATGAAGTCGTTCCTATGGATCAACAACCTGAACTGCTTCAGAAGCTGTCAGAAGGAAACTTCACCTTGAGGATTATGTATGAGCAGTTTCAGAACATACTTAAGATGGGTCCTATCGGCCAG GTGTTTTCTATGCTTCCCGGATTTAGTGCCGAATTAATGCCAAAAGGCCGTGAGAAAGAAAGCCAGGCAAAAATTAAGCGTTACATGACAATGATGGATTCAATGACAAACGAAG AGTTGGATAGTTCAAACCCCAAGCTCATGAATGAGTCACGAATGATGCGGATAGCTCGAGGTGCAGGTCGTCAAATTAGGGAAGTGATGGAGATGTTGGAAGAGTACAAACGTCTTGCAAAGATATGGAGCAAAATGAAAGGGcttaaaataccaaaaaaaggtGATATGAGTGCCCTATCCCGAAATATGAATGCCCAACACATGAGCAAAGTCCTCCCTCCTCAGATGCTGAAGCAAATCGGTGGCATGGGCGGGTTACAAAACTTGATGAAGCAGATGGGATCTGCCAAAGACATGATGGGAATGGGAGGAAtgtttggtggtggtggtggtggtgattag
- the LOC114388448 gene encoding uncharacterized protein LOC114388448 has product MAISSSSEIGWSWRVLCQRVNPAIPNTPLFLQIPKSTRFTGSSSVVARAWDPKTASSQEEDLVYVGKLVAGSFAGGAAIKYGSALFPEITTPNLVLALLLILTPVLVAVFLLIKESRTNP; this is encoded by the exons atggcaATCTCATCCTCATCAGAGATAGGTTGGAGTTGGAGGGTTTTGTGTCAGAGAGTTAACCCAGCAATACCAAACACGCCCTTGTTCCTCCAAATCCCAAAGTCAACTCGCTTCACTGGGTCTTCTTCTGTTGTTGCTCGCGCTTGGGACCCTAAAACGGCCTCTTCGCAA GAGGAGGATCTAGTGTACGTGGGAAAACTAGTGGCGGGTTCTTTTGCGGGTGGGGCTGCAATCAAGTACGGCAGTGCTCTATTCCCTGAGATAACGACTCCGAACCTTGTGCTGGCTCTGCTCCTCATTCTAACTCCTGTGCTTGTTGCTGTTTTTCTTTTGATCAAGGAAAGTCGTACAAACCCATAA
- the LOC114388447 gene encoding uncharacterized protein LOC114388447, translating to MAVTTLSLLPPSTRPCFCGTVHLRSHNSFFSIHSTSSSSFLSFSSISIPNHSPTRRPFHTVLASSSDYYSTLGVPKSATGKEIKAAYRRLARQYHPDVNKEPGATEKFKEISAAYEVLSDDKKRALYDQYGEAGVKSAVGGGSSAYTTNPFDLFETFFGPSMGGFGGMDPTGFGTRRRSTVTKGEDIRYNFSLEFSEAIFGKEKEFELSHLETCEVCTGTGAKIGSKMRVCSTCGGRGQVMRTEQTPFGLFSQVSVCPNCGGDGEVISEYCRKCNGEGRIRVKKNIKVKVPPGVSSGSILRVTGEGDAGPRGGPPGDLYVYLDVQEIPGIQRDDINLVSMLSISYLDAIRGAVVKVKTVEGISELQIPAGTQPGDVLVLARKGVPKLNKPSIRGDHLFTVKVTIPKRISTKERELIEELATLGDASRRSKSRPRTHSSGGGTESPTAQKDESPTATVEEKTEKSEDENDVWNKLKDFAGSVANGALKWFKDNL from the exons ATGGCCGTTACAACACTCTCTCTGCTCCCACCCTCCACTCGTCCCTGCTTCTGCGGCACCGTCCATCTCCGCTCCCACAACAGCTTCTTTTCCATCcattctacttcttcttcttcctttctttccttctcctcAATTTCAATTCCCAACCACTCTCCCACGCGCCGTCCCTTCCACACTGTCCTCGCCTCTTCCTCCGACTACTATTCCACTCTCGGAGTCCCCAAATCCGCCACCGGCAAGGAAATCAAAGCCGCCTATCGAAGGTTAGCTCGTCAG TACCATCCTGACGTGAATAAGGAGCCCGGGGCAACTgaaaagttcaaagagattaGTGCTGCCTATGAG GTGCTATCAGATGATAAAAAGAGGGCCTTATATGATCAATATGGTGAGGCAGGAGTTAAGAGTGCGGTCGGAGGAGGATCAAGTGCCTATACG ACAAATCcatttgatttatttgagacATTTTTTGGGCCAAGCATGGGTGGCTTTGGTGGCATGGATCCAACTGGATTTGGAACTCGTCGTCGTAGTACCGTTACTAAGGGTGAAGACATTCG GTATAATTTTTCCTTGGAGTTTTCTGAGGcaatttttggaaaagagaaagaattcGAGCTTTCTCATTTGGAAACATGTGAAGTCTGTACCGGTACTGGAGCAAAGATAGGCTCCAAGATGAGAGTATGTTCAACTTGTGGTGGGAGGGGTCAGGTGATGAGGACTGAACAAACACCTTTTGGGTTGTTCTCACAG GTTTCAGTATGTCCAAACTGTGGAGGGGATGGTGAAGTCATATCTGAATATTGCCGTAAATGCAACGGTGAAGGACGAATAcgggttaagaaaaatattaaagttaaaGTTCCTCCTGGTGTTAGCTCAGGCAGTATTCTAAGAGTTACAGGGGAGGGTGATGCTGGACCAAGAGG GGGTCCTCCAGGAGATCTTTACGTATATCTTGATGTGCAAGAGATACCTGGAATTCAAAGAGATGACATTAATCTCGTCTCAATGTTATCAATCAGTTATCTAGATGCTATACGGGGGGCTGTTGTGAAG GTAAAGACAGTTGAAGGCATTTCGGAACTACAAATACCTGCTGGTACCCAGCCTGGAGATGTCCTCGTCCTTGCCAGAAAAGGTGtaccaaaattaaataaaccatCAATACGTGGTGACCACTTATTTACAGTTAAAGTTACAATACCAAAAAGGATTAG TACAAAGGAGCGTGAGTTGATTGAAGAACTTGCTACTCTAGGTGACGCAAGCAGACGTTCAAAATCCCGTCCCAGGACTCACTCTTCCG GAGGTGGTACGGAAAGTCCTACAGCTCAAAAGGATGAAAGTCCAACAGCAACAGTCGaagaaaaaactgaaaaatcagAAGATGAAAACGATGTATGGAATAAATTGAAGGACTTTGCTGG ATCTGTGGCAAATGGAGCTTTAAAGTGGTTTAAAGATAATCTCTAG
- the LOC114388574 gene encoding uncharacterized protein LOC114388574 isoform X1, which produces MSAAVCGSKRSLFEELPPSPPVSKRLRCSSSPIRLSLPSLIDHLRSLFPHMDDQVLERALQECGNDLDAAIKSLHGLCLGSADDNSQIAPQPDLPNVVHTGTLEENDDASASGDQPASGNFPADGAEWIDLFVREMTCATSVDDARSRAARLLEILEKSITAHASSGATTALQRENLMLKEQIEALTKEKNCFKSAFRIQLERLSDYENKNQELQQLKQLVSQYQEQIRTLEVNNYALRMHLNQAQQYNPFPGRFPPDAF; this is translated from the exons ATGTCTGCTGCGGTGTGCGGAAGCAAGAGATCTTTGTTCGAAGAGCTTCCCCCTTCTCCGCCAGTATCCAAGAGGCTCCGCTGTTCCTCCTCCCCTATTCGCCTCTCTCTCCCTTCCCTCATCGACCACCTTCGCTCTCTCTTCCCTCATATGGATGACCAG gtCCTCGAGAGAGCGCTCCAAGAATGTGGCAATGACCTAGATGCTGCCATCAAGAGCCTCCACGGCCTCTGTTTGGGATCTGCTGATGATAATTCTCAAATTGCTCCACAACCTGACCTCCCTAATGTCGTCCACACAG GCACGTTGGAAGAGAATGACGATGCTTCTGCTTCTGGGGATCAGCCCGCTTCCGGCAATTTTCCCGCCGATGGAGCAGAATGGATTGACTTGTTTGTTAGAGAGATGACGTGTGCTACTAGTGTTGATGATGCCAGGTCCCGTGCTGCTAGATTGCTCGAGATTCTAGAGAAATCAATCACTGCACACGCAAGTTCCGGGGCAACAACGGCTCTTCAAAGG gaaaatttgatgctgaAGGAGCAAATTGAAGCGTTGACTAaggagaaaaattgttttaaaagtgCTTTCAGAATCCAACTTGAACGTCTTTCTGATTATgagaataaaaatcaagagttgCAGCAGTTGAAGCAGTTGGTGTCTCAATATCAGGAGCAGATCAGAACTCTTGAG GTGAATAACTATGCTTTGCGAATGCATTTGAATCAGGCACAACAGTACAACCCCTTTCCTGGGCGTTTCCCTCCCGATGCCTTCTAG
- the LOC114388574 gene encoding uncharacterized protein LOC114388574 isoform X2, giving the protein MSAAVCGSKRSLFEELPPSPPVSKRLRCSSSPIRLSLPSLIDHLRSLFPHMDDQVLERALQECGNDLDAAIKSLHGLCLGSADDNSQIAPQPDLPNVVHTGTLEENDDASASGDQPASGNFPADGAEWIDLFVREMTCATSVDDARSRAARLLEILEKSITAHASSGATTALQRENLMLKEQIEALTKEKNCFKSAFRIQLERLSDYENKNQELQQLKQLVSQYQEQIRTLEVISQFPPFCLAELAL; this is encoded by the exons ATGTCTGCTGCGGTGTGCGGAAGCAAGAGATCTTTGTTCGAAGAGCTTCCCCCTTCTCCGCCAGTATCCAAGAGGCTCCGCTGTTCCTCCTCCCCTATTCGCCTCTCTCTCCCTTCCCTCATCGACCACCTTCGCTCTCTCTTCCCTCATATGGATGACCAG gtCCTCGAGAGAGCGCTCCAAGAATGTGGCAATGACCTAGATGCTGCCATCAAGAGCCTCCACGGCCTCTGTTTGGGATCTGCTGATGATAATTCTCAAATTGCTCCACAACCTGACCTCCCTAATGTCGTCCACACAG GCACGTTGGAAGAGAATGACGATGCTTCTGCTTCTGGGGATCAGCCCGCTTCCGGCAATTTTCCCGCCGATGGAGCAGAATGGATTGACTTGTTTGTTAGAGAGATGACGTGTGCTACTAGTGTTGATGATGCCAGGTCCCGTGCTGCTAGATTGCTCGAGATTCTAGAGAAATCAATCACTGCACACGCAAGTTCCGGGGCAACAACGGCTCTTCAAAGG gaaaatttgatgctgaAGGAGCAAATTGAAGCGTTGACTAaggagaaaaattgttttaaaagtgCTTTCAGAATCCAACTTGAACGTCTTTCTGATTATgagaataaaaatcaagagttgCAGCAGTTGAAGCAGTTGGTGTCTCAATATCAGGAGCAGATCAGAACTCTTGAG GTCATCTCCCAATTTCCTCCCTTTTGCCTGGCTGAGCTTGCACTGTAA